A segment of the Ipomoea triloba cultivar NCNSP0323 chromosome 1, ASM357664v1 genome:
AAGTAGGATGAACTTATTCGGGATTAACTACCCATACAAGCacttaaattcaaattttactGTGTTTGATGGCCTAATGAAAATAGCTTATGGCTTGTTTTAAGTTGATTTTTATAAGACATTTTAAGGAGCTTATCAAATTAAGTTGAGAAACAAATTTTCAGCATTTATTTTGACATTATGTCGAAACTAACGCAAAGAAAATATGCAAGTAAAAGTTTCGTCTTTGAAAAAATCCACTCACTTTCCGAGGACCAACGGCTAGCTCATTGTCTGAAAGGTAAACTGCCTTGAACCCCAGTGGATGAAGAACTTCTTCATAGCTAGACAAAGGACGACTTCCAATTAGTGGTCAGAGATTAACAGTCATGTGTAGGCAGTACTTATTAACTCCAAGGACAACATAATATAGAGTGAGGTTAGAAACAGAATAGAGAATTTACTCAGAGACTGATACTTTATACGGTGGGCCTCCCACATGATCACTAATCTACAAAAGGagaaaaaacaagaaaacaaatgagaaaattgaaaagaaagaataatagCTAGTCTTTAGACTAGGGCTGCTTTATTTAAATGGCACAAGCTCAATCAATCTCAGAAATAAAATCTGTATGTTTTAATCATATAAATATCGCTTCATATTTTGCTACCAACAAAATTTCATGTGCACTGTTAGGAGCATGTGATGGGGGAGAAGGGCAGGCAAAGAAGaagtggtaaaaaaaaaagaagaagaaaagaaagagctCTGCAGACTGGAAAAATCAGTGTTATGAGCTCCCCATCTGGTTTCAAAAGATCTTGAATTTTGCTGGCCCAAGCTTGTCTCATCTCTGGTTTAATGGCACAAAAGAACCTGCAAAAGTTAAGCAACGATGTATTACCCAAAAAATGGGATTTACAGTAAGAGAGAAGAATAATCTCGTACATATGACAAACTTACGTGTAGTCAAAAACAAGATCAAACAACTCAACAGGATGCCAACTGAAAAAATCTGCCTTCAGGAAAGCAAAACAATCTGCATTTGGAGATGATAAAGACAGCTGCTCCGATGTGCAGAATATTATGTAGAAAGTTTCAAGAAATGAATCAGAATAAGAAAGTGTTATTTATAAACAGAGGAATAAAGATGAAGAGACATTTTAAGTTATGAAATCGTTAACAGTTTAAACCAACTAAACTACAAGTCTTACCTCCTTATGAGGTTTATTATTGTACTAGATCAAAGTGACCATAATAATATAAACCCTTACCTCCTTAGCTTTTCTAATAGCATTTTCTGATATGTCCAAGCCAATAACATAGCGCTCAGGGCATGCAATTTCCACCACATCATGACCCTGTCCCACAAATTAATTGAACCAATTCAAATTGTTCCCAAACAACATGACTTTTATTTAAAGGAAATGTGCTGCTGAAAAAGTTAATTGTAAAACTACGCATGATGAAGGGATGACTAATTTATTAGTGTGGGATAACGTAAATGTCTCTCCATAGGCATACACGCCCATTATTGATAGCTGAGAAAACAGACAATAGGCTCTTGGTGTCAGTCAAGAATTATATATCTCCAGACTCCAATGAAATTGTTGATTATCCATGGTTATATGCTTATATCCCAAGATAAGTTGCcattattattagtagtgtaTTTATATACCTGATTGTCGTCCTCCTCATTACAATCCCTTCCCCACTAGAATTCTAACTTAAGATCCTAATGGACCTTGTTTCTCTAGGATGCCATATGGCACCATGCCAGGAATTGAAGCTGACACTGTTACTACTTGAGATGATTAGTGCATAGTGTAAATTGTacaatacatatacacatagaACTCCCTCCATTAGAATTGTTCATTTGTATTAAAGCAGGAATATTTCACACTCAAAAGCCCTTATTTATAATCAAAATTGCAGAATTGAAGCTTTGAAAGACACTTACACTGCCACAACCAGGGATTAACGCCCTGCCTTTGggaagttcacctgctctatgGAGATGAGCAAGTACAGGAGTAGGCTTCCCCAAATCCCACGGCGTCACTCCTTGTTCCCAACATTTCTCCCAACCGCCTAACtcatttcatatttttgtattttaaaaaaagtgtcTAAATTCTATAAAGTTACAGTTTTTTCTCGCAAGCTGAAGAGGAACAAAAGCAGAAATTTGGTGCAGAGGTTACCAGTGGAGTCAGAGTGTACAACCCCTTGAAGTCTATCGACTTTAGGGTTTGATGCTGATGAGGAATTCTTCAGTGGCTGTTCCGATGCATTGTTTCTACCGTCCGTTGACGACGCCATGCTTCTGATCAGTTGCTGAGGCCCGAAGAAACGCCTCGCCGGAGATTGTGCAGTGAACCGCAGAGCGTTAACGGATAGGCCCAAAACCGAAGAGATTTTCGGATTAACCACGCGGCGCAGTATCATCACTAAAAAATCTCCCCCATTGCAATATGGAAATTGCTCCCAAAATTAGAAATTTATTTAGCAATCAGCAAAAAGTTTATAATTTGGAGCAGTTAACAAGCGAATTACAGTAGAAGATTGATagatgaaaaaattatttataataaaaaaataattccaattaacttttaaattagaatttaattttatgaaaataaaataacttatcaaacatatatattaactctctctctctctcgtttaaaaaaaaaaactctctctctcttaacaGAAGAAGTGAAGAACCCATCCTGTGCACACTAGGAATTGCGCGAAAAGGAGAGAGAACTGAGAAGCTACAAGCAAGCAAAATTAATGGGTATCATTAAAGACGGGTCGATTTCGGGGGTTTTACCCGGACCCGGCAGCAGCAGCAATAGCGACAATGTCTTCGTAGTCCACTACCCTGCTTATCCTTCGTCCCTCCAACGCGCCGTCGAGACTCTCGGTGGCACCGAAGCCATTGTCAAGGTTCGTCGTCTATAACCGACTAAAATTTCAATCTTCATATAGCTgtatagtttttgttttttgttttttaatccaCAGCTATAAAGTAGGAGTTGTTTGTTTATAGCAATGATAGATAAATATGTATTCTGATTATTTTGCTGCTACAATTGGGTTGATGCCATTTACAAGCTAgactaaaaaggaaaaataaagcaGCAAAGTCCAATGATTTGTTACTGTGATGATGATTTTTTCCCTCCCCCCAAAGAGTCAGGTTCAAAGTTTCAATCTTTGACTTTGTTTTTAGTTCATTGAAGCATTTTAGTGATACAAATTTATGAGTTGAACACTTGAACTTTAGATAGAAGCTTCATTATTTATTGGATTGGAACAAGAGTGAAAACTACCTCAGAAGTGGTATCAGAAGGTGTGCCTGAAGTTAAGGAAATTATGAATCTTTTGTCATTTTTTACTGAGATTGAATGTttgttaatttctaaaaatcTTATGCTTTTTCTCTGGGTTGCATAGTTTGGGTTCTCCctccctctttcttcttctcccccTTATTATAGGTAAAGTTTTATTACAGACTAAAAGGTAAATGTAGCTATGACTGTACTTATAATGTGATCACAGCAATAAGCAGAAACAAATCACACAAGCACAGCACAGTGACCCTGGTAATGGGATTTTTAAACAGCTGAATCATTGATGAATTTGTATTCAACTTTAGGCTCGCAGTTCACAGTCAAACAAGTTGGAGCTCCGTTTCCGACCTGAAGATCCTTATTCACACCCTACTTTTGGGAAGCTTAAGCAAAGTGTCAATTTTCtgttaaaaataacaaaagagaAAGTTAGCGCTGCTGAAAATACAGACACCAACAATAGATTATCAAAATGTTCTTCAGTGGCTTTGGCTAATATTGCACATGCTGAGTCAAATACTGAATTTTCCAAAGCTTCCGAACAAGGCAATGAATTTAAAACTCTATCAGCTGATGGTAAAGATGTTGATGAGACGATAGAGGAAGCTTTACAAGAGCACCTCTCTGCTGATATTGTTGCTCAAGTGTCTGAAGCTTACCATTTTAATGGTTAGAAATTATCTTTTATGTTACGACTGCAAATTCCAAGGTTTACTTTATCTttgctttttaaaaatattgacaTAATATTTCTGCTCCCTTTGGTATGCTTTGGGTGCATATGTATTCTTTCTGGTTCTGAAGGAATGGCAGATTATCAACATGTTCTTGCTGTCCATGCTGATGTTGctagaagaaagaagagaaattgGGATGAAGTGGAACCAAATTTTGGTTAAGACTTGTTTTCATTATCTTCAGAAATTTGTTGTGCTAAATAATGATCTTCTTTTGcataatttgattgtttgagTTTCTGCTTTGTAGAGAAGAGCAGTCTTATGGATGTACACCAAGAGGATCTGCTGATTTTAGTACCACCATTCTTCTCCCTGAAGGATATGTCTGAGAATATTATGTAAGATGCTTCattttgttttgatttcttCTGTTGCATTTTAAGCTTTATAGGGGGTTGTGCCATGAAAAGTTTGGATTGACTAATTACAGAATCAAACACTAACTTTTTTTCACCCGGGGTAAAACTTTCTGGATTTTGAGCACTTGGGCAAATTTTTAGTTTATTGTTGTACTTCAGGTTAAAACCAACTGGAATTTTGAGCTCAAAAAAGAGGCAAGAAGGGGTTGTCCAGCAACGTTGGGAGGTACTTTATCTTCTagtaattttgatttaattctCTTTGGTGAATTGGTGTTCtttcatttatttacttatttccaCTGCTTAGCATTCATTTTGTAATGCATAAATTGCTAGACCACATGCTGTGCTGCCTAGCAATTTTCTGCTTAGTCTGCACTTTCTAAAGACAAAAAATTTCTACAGAAATTAACTGTGAATGTGTGGTTTTATCTAGTctaaaaaaagttcaaaataagTAGTTTTACTTGTACCAAGTGGGGAAAGTTGTACTAGCCAGTAGCCTACTAGTTGGTGTTGGGTGCTATATCTTGGCCTTTGAGTTGTTTAATAGATAagtaaatgataattatttaatgtcaatgtagagaaaaaaaaatgtaaatgtgAGTTATGGAGTCCTAATCCCATATGAAATCAACAAATGATGGACATTACTTTTGAGATTGCTCACAATCGAAATGATGATGTTCAATTTAAAACAAAAGTGAAAAACAAATATCAATGTTTAAGAGTTTTACTCCATAAATCGCTAATTCAGTAATTACAGAAGAAGCTGAAAATATCAAATTAGTTGCAAAATTTGTTAATAACTGCTGAATTATACTCCATTCAGTCACATGATTTTTTATTGAAGTATTATTCAAACCTAGTTTTTTTAAGTACTGATGTGCTTATATAATTCACTTTTCTgcacctattacatgatgttaaggtaatttacattttgattttccTTGTTGCAGATGGAAATAGAGCCGTGTCTTGCCATTGACTTTAACATCAAAGATATCCTAATTGCCTGTGCTACGCTCTTGGTTAtgtgttttatacttttattacaGATTTTTTGTTCCAAAAATACTCTCTGACTCTATTCCATGTGGATTTAAGATAACTATTTCGGCTGAGTTTGATTAAACAACAATCTTCAATGGTCTACAGTACATTCTTTTGTAGTTTTTCTTAACATTCATACATATCCCTAAGAAAGTAAACTGGGAGAAATACATACCAGAAGGAACAGTTGAATGGGTGCATCAGACAGCTGTATCTAAGTTTTTTGATGAGCGTCCAGTATGGGCAAAAGAATCATTGACTGAACTCTTACTTGAGAAAGGGATAGATTTTAGAGAAGGCATGCTGAAAAGGTGGTTTCCCTTGTTATGTTGTGTTGTTTGTCACCAAGGTTAAAAACATTAAATACCAATTAGGGAAAATTATTAGTTTCAGGACTCAGTCTGTTTCTGATTTTGTGTCTTGCAGGCTTCTTTTTAGAGAAGCATATTACTTTTCTCAAGGACCATTTCGTAGGTTGTGGATAAGAAAAGGATATGATCCTCGCAAAGACCCTGAGTCTCGCATGTGAGTTCTTCCCCAGATGACGTACTagtatttaatttcttcttgaGGCTCTGTGGCTGTCGCTTTATGATGCAACAGAGATTCTGACCACACTATATGTCATTATACTTCAGTTAAAGATGTGTGCTTTGGTGAACTATCTTAACTTCACTAATCTATAAAGTAATAGTCCTTCACTATCTACAATTTCCAAAGTTATTGAAAAAGATTTCTCCTTATCAAAATAAACTTTTAGGAGCTAACTCAATCCTTGTCTTCTTAAAACAAATGgcttgtttttatattttgcaTTTGAGGCTTTTTCTTTAGCAAATGCCAAATATTTTCAAGAGGAGAAGGTAACCAGCTTTCCCCTTCTAGTTTCCATGCAcggatatttttattttcctccTTTCTAGGCGTATCTTTCTAGGTGTATGCTTAACAGGGAATACAAATATAAGAATAAATAAGAGATGTTTCAGTTACTCTATGTACTCACTATTTTCCGCTGCACTATCTAAACTCAATATGGTGATATACTTACTCGGGAGTCTGCTTTAACAGATACCAGTGTGTAGATTTTCGAGTTTCCCAGCCATCATTACAAAGATACTGTGAGGCTCAAGCAGAATCCGGGTACCTTATTAATTGCTTCTCTATGGTCTGAAACTTGTCAGTTGTCACTTGGAATTCTAAGCACTCTCTATTTCCCATAAAACAATCTTTTACACTTGATCTTAAGCGCTTTTGAACTGGTAAATAACTTAAAGGATTTGTATAATCCAGATAAAAATGGTTCAGATATGGACAATGGAATAAGAAGGTTATCAATCTGAATCTTGCAAGCTCTTCTAGCTTCTTTTTAGAGTATCTCCTTTTATAGATTTCTGTATAATCTGTCAGTTATGTTTCCTAACCAGGCAGAATATGTAATCTGGTTTCAGGTTGAGCTTTTCATAACCTTTTATGCTCTTCTTTAATTGATCTAATGTTGAATATTTTACTTTCGTTCGTGGATTGTGAATAATAGTGGTCGGGTGTTTCTTTTTCTACAGATTGAAGCTTCGATGGAAGGATATATGCTCATTTCAAGTTTTCCCTTCTAAGTGCCAAACATCATTGCAGCTTATTGAACTTGATGACGATTACATTCAAGAAGAGATCAGAAAACCCCCAAAGAAAACCACATGCAGTGTATGTAGCATTGACATTGTAATACTGAAATGTTTGCACTGATACAGAACAAGTTCTTAAAGGGTCTTTAGTATGTTTAGAGTTGTCTCAATTCATGCAAACTTAGTTCTGTTTGCATGATTAAGTTGATCAATCTCTTAATGCCTAAAAACGATTTGGTTTACAGTGCCAAACCGGGTGGTTCGCCTCTAATGTGCTTAAGAGCATCAGATATCGTGTTGCTATAAGATTTATATCGATCTACCCCAATCCTGGTGCCGAATCTATCCTGAAATCTATTTATGCTCGCTTTGAAAAATCAAAGAGACCAGACATTTACACAAAGAATGTGAGATCTGAAggagaggaagaggaggaggaagaagaagaagaagaagaagatgatgccGATCAAGGTCCAACTTATAGTATTCTTAAAGTCTTCATAAACTGCATctataactttatatatatatatatatatatatgtatgtattagaTTTCTGAAGTCTCACTGTGTTTTTAGACATTACTCTTATATATTCAATGCCAATATGAACTGCAACATGCCTGTTTTTGTTGTACGTTCAATCACAATTCTCTGATGATGAATGTTATCTGCTCCATACCAGAAATGGAAAACAATGACGATAACGAAGCTGATGATGGTGAAGAAGAGGAGGCCGAGGATGACAATGCCGAAGAGGACAAGGATGCATATGAAGCACTTGACATGGTAATATAGTTGAAATTTGCATACTCATTCATTCCCGTTTCTAGTGTTattcttggtttttttttttttaatgttgctTTTACTTTTATCTCTATAGGCTGGCCATGAAGGGAATATATCTTCACAACAAGATTTATGTATCCTTCAAACAACACCAAGTGGCATTTAATTCCTATTTTGTCAACTAACTGCTTGCTGAATTTAGATTCATTAGCATAAAGCTTCCATTTTTAGTACTGATATGAGTTGCCAAACTGTGATTATCCTATACTTGGTTTAGATACCGACCATGACAGCATATCCCGAACCTACTTGCAAGAGCTTTTCGGTAATTTTCCATCTGGTGCAGCAGCCGGAATGGAAGACGACCAGAGCGTTGGAGAATACCAGATATATGAACAATACAGCGACGAGTATTACTCAGAAGATGATGACTACTAAAACGCCAACCTCTGATTGGAACAAATTGGGTACGGTACACTTTAATCTGCATCGTCTTCTTCAAAGCGCATTTAACCTTGCTTGCATTTTTGGCTAACAGCCCCAACCACTGGTATAATTTGCTGGCCGGAGAACTCTACAGAAATCTCTCTTTTGGCAATCTGGAGAGGGAACATCTAAtgtgtttatatatgtatggaAATCATTGTTTCTTTTAATGCATATAATCTTATTAATGCATGCTGTCTCTGAATAATGttcatattttttatgtttgtcAAGTTGCACATtatgttaaaaaatattatattgcaaTCTTTTTAGACCAAATTGTCCTTACACAGTaagtattctattaattaattattaagtattaaatCAGTtatctaattattatttaccttGAATACATTacttactaaaataatttgcttaattattaaatactaTGGAGTATATTAAACCAAATAGTTGACAGTAGGTGAATACTATCGTTAAAATAACGGGTATAAAAAGGATATAGAGAGGAAAAGTGTTTATTAAAAATCGGATTCATTTTACCTTTTAGAGGGAGAAGGAAGTCAATTTTTAAGATCTCTAGCATTAGGAGATCTTACTACACCCGGGATGAATAACCGAATCTTATTGTGCTATGAATTAGTACAAGACAATCTGTTCATGCTCGAATTGAGCTAATGGGTCGTGAGCCCCGCCCTAGAGCACGCTCCAGCCAAGGCCCGAACTATTTGCCCATAGAATAGCCCAACTGACCAAcatagcaatcattattgcatggaccatggtacacacaactgtgtggaccaaaaataaaaagtacattatttttgtactgaaggtacattattttagggtacattatttttgtactgaaggtacattatttgatatatactatcaaataatatacctacagtaca
Coding sequences within it:
- the LOC115995877 gene encoding probable thiol methyltransferase 2; this translates as MILRRVVNPKISSVLGLSVNALRFTAQSPARRFFGPQQLIRSMASSTDGRNNASEQPLKNSSSASNPKVDRLQGVVHSDSTGGWEKCWEQGVTPWDLGKPTPVLAHLHRAGELPKGRALIPGCGSGHDVVEIACPERYVIGLDISENAIRKAKELSLSSPNADCFAFLKADFFSWHPVELFDLVFDYTFFCAIKPEMRQAWASKIQDLLKPDGELITLIFPISDHVGGPPYKVSVSDYEEVLHPLGFKAVYLSDNELAVGPRKGKEKLGRWKSHTQLFPKEPAQNPQSCLVRKWFVEVATMRRMCP
- the LOC115995870 gene encoding general transcription factor 3C polypeptide 5-like — encoded protein: MGIIKDGSISGVLPGPGSSSNSDNVFVVHYPAYPSSLQRAVETLGGTEAIVKARSSQSNKLELRFRPEDPYSHPTFGKLKQSVNFLLKITKEKVSAAENTDTNNRLSKCSSVALANIAHAESNTEFSKASEQGNEFKTLSADGKDVDETIEEALQEHLSADIVAQVSEAYHFNGMADYQHVLAVHADVARRKKRNWDEVEPNFEKSSLMDVHQEDLLILVPPFFSLKDMSENIMLKPTGILSSKKRQEGVVQQRWEMEIEPCLAIDFNIKDIPKKVNWEKYIPEGTVEWVHQTAVSKFFDERPVWAKESLTELLLEKGIDFREGMLKRLLFREAYYFSQGPFRRLWIRKGYDPRKDPESRIYQCVDFRVSQPSLQRYCEAQAESGLKLRWKDICSFQVFPSKCQTSLQLIELDDDYIQEEIRKPPKKTTCSCQTGWFASNVLKSIRYRVAIRFISIYPNPGAESILKSIYARFEKSKRPDIYTKNVRSEGEEEEEEEEEEEEDDADQEMENNDDNEADDGEEEEAEDDNAEEDKDAYEALDMAGHEGNISSQQDLYTDHDSISRTYLQELFGNFPSGAAAGMEDDQSVGEYQIYEQYSDEYYSEDDDY